From Styela clava chromosome 6, kaStyClav1.hap1.2, whole genome shotgun sequence, one genomic window encodes:
- the LOC120331793 gene encoding prestin-like isoform X1, with the protein MSNGIFTRRVDNDNDVTQQPISLECDLDAKYRKRECKLEVDKQLRKRMLEACTCNGRRLKTFLRSIFPILIWLPKYDVKNNLLGDIAAGLTVGVVHIPQGLAYGLLATLPPIVGIYVSFFPVILYPIFGTSRHISMGTFAVISILISGVLDQRVPASFCGDHQGILNISSSNSTDSFLNESTTVICHKLYQARKVEVASALAVSVGLLQVIMYLFNLGLVTVFLSDSLVSGFVSGASIHVITSQIPKLVGVTVRRFSGPLALVHTYIDIFRNITTANWATIVISSVAIVFLVAGKEFNSKYKKKLPLPIPWELGIVILATAASYFGQFEEGHKVVTVGEVPTGISPIVPGGADVVSLFFDAIPLAIVAFTVEISLCQIFATKHAYEVHSNQELLALGICNIFGAFFSCFPSAASLSRSVIYEEIGGKTQLGAYISSAVVLAVLLWIGPLFQPLPQAALAVIIIVNIKSIAFMWKNVKPLWRISRLDAITWMVAWFSVVLLGVGVGLIVGFAFSIFTVILRTRNATGVQLQKLRHENVYRDCKKYITSTQHDEIFIYQFTSPLYFVNKDRFAKQLYAQLGFDPIKEFARKKSNIVRSKFQKKRKTNNKDDVSLQITSNNRNKRIMSSVNGDGNHRYRKNSNASDVSASEVDELMSSVHSVISQKAFDPAQKYSHVIFDMKQSSFIDSDGAKLIRELYDSFCGLHITLMLTSCCESVKQTLRSVWEDRDSALYISLDVAVHVAMSQQQSGHVLTTFSEHQDIGTSSV; encoded by the exons ATGTCAAATGGTATATTTACACGGAGAGTTGATAATGACAATGACGTCACACAACAGCCAATAAGTTTGGAATGTGACTTGGATGCAAAATACAGAAAACGGGAGTGTAAACTCGAGGTTGACAAGCAACTACGAAAAAGAATGCTGGAAGCTTGTACTTGCAATG gaCGTCGATTGAAAACATTCCTTCGTTCGATCTTCCCAATTTTAATTTGGTTGCCAAAATATGACGTAAAAAATAACTTGCTTGGTGACATTGCGGCAGGGTTGACTGTTGGAGTAGTTCATATACCGCAAG GTCTGGCATACGGACTACTTGCAACGCTACCACCAATAGTCGGGATATACGTCTCATTTTTTCCAGTTATACTATATCCAATATTTGGTACATCAAGGCATATATCAATGGGAACTTTTGCTGTGATCAGTATACTTATTAGTGGAGTCTTAGACCAG agAGTTCCCGCATCTTTTTGTGGTGATCATCAaggtattttaaatatatcgtCAAGTAACTCAACAGATTCATTCCTTAATGAAAGTACCACCGTCATATGTCATAAATTGTACCAGGCAAGAAAAGTTGAAGTTGCATCTGCGTTAGCTGTAAGCGTTGGATTACTGCAG GTTATAATGTATCTCTTCAACCTTGGTCTTGTGACGGTATTTCTGTCCGACAGTCTTGTGTCGGGATTCGTGAGTGGAGCATCTATTCACGTAATAACATCACAAATTCCTAAGCTAGTTGGCGTCACCGTTCGACGATTTTCTGGACCCTTGGCATTGGTTCAT ACCTACATTGATATCTTCCGCAACATCACTACCGCGAATTGGGCAACGATCGTAATATCTTCAGTGGCCATAGTATTTCTTGTGGCGGGAAAG GAGTTCAACTCAAAATACAAGAAGAAGTTACCTTTACCTATTCCATGGGAGTTGGGGATTGTTATTCTAGCAACAGCGGCTTCTTACTTTGGACAGTTCGAAGAAGGGCACAAGGTTGTCACTGTGGGGGAAGTACCAACTGG CATCTCACCCATAGTACCAGGAGGCGCTGACGTTGTCTCATTGTTTTTTGATGCCATACCACTTGCAATTGTTGCTTTTACGGTTGAAATATCACTGTGCCAAATCTTCGCCACAAAACATGCATATGAAGTTCATTCCAATCAG GAACTACTCGCTCTTGGAATATGTAATATATTCGGTGCTTTCTTTTCGTGCTTTCCAAGTGCAGCATCACTTTCTCGTTCAGTTATTTATGAAGAAATTGGTGGCAAGACACAG ttagGAGCTTACATATCTTCGGCTGTAGTGTTGGCGGTATTGTTGTGGATAGGACCATTATTTCAACCTTTACCTCAAGCAGCTCTCGCAGTCATAATCATTGTAAATATAAAAAGCATCGCTTTCATGTGGAAAAAT GTTAAACCACTGTGGAGAATAAGTCGCTTGGATGCCATCACGTGGATGGTAGCTTGGTTTTCTGTAGTTTTGCTGGGAGTCGGTGTTGGATTGATTGTAGGTTTTGCATTTTCCATATTCACTGTGATACTTCGGACCAGAAA CGCGACCGGGGTACAATTACAAAAGCTGCGCCATGAGAATGTATATCGTGACTGCAAGAAATACATTACAAGTACTCAACATGATGAGATATTTATTTATCAGTTTACCAGTCCGCTTTATTTTGTCAACAAGGACAG gTTTGCAAAACAATTATATGCACAACTTGGGTTTGATCCAATCAAGGAATTTGCACGAAAAAAATCCAACATTGTAAGATCCAAGTTTCAAAAGaaacgaaaaacaaacaataaagacGATGTTTCATTGCAAATAACTTcaaataatagaaataaaagaatTATGTCCAGTGTTAACGGAGATGGCAACCATCGCTACAGGAAAAATTCCAACGCCTCTGATGTTTCTGCTTCTGAAGTTGATGAACTAATGTCTAGTGTTCATTCTGTTATATCGCAAAAAGCATTTGACCCAGCGCAGAAATACAGTCATGTCATTTTTGATATGAAGCAAAGTTCCTTCATAGACAGCGATGGCGCTAAACTCATCAGAGAATTGTATGATTCATTTTGTGGTTTACATATAACACTGATGCTGACTTCGTGCTGTG AGTCTGTGAAACAAACGCTACGGAGTGTATGGGAAGATAGAGATTCTGCATTGTATATTTCTTTGGACGTCGCTGTACATGTTGCGATGAGTCAACAGCAGTCTGGTCATGTATTGACAACATTTTCGGAACACCAAGACATCGGTACATCGAGTGTGTAA
- the LOC120331793 gene encoding prestin-like isoform X3 — protein MSNGIFTRRVDNDNDVTQQPISLECDLDAKYRKRECKLEVDKQLRKRMLEACTCNGRRLKTFLRSIFPILIWLPKYDVKNNLLGDIAAGLTVGVVHIPQGLAYGLLATLPPIVGIYVSFFPVILYPIFGTSRHISMGTFAVISILISGVLDQRVPASFCGDHQGILNISSSNSTDSFLNESTTVICHKLYQARKVEVASALAVSVGLLQTYIDIFRNITTANWATIVISSVAIVFLVAGKEFNSKYKKKLPLPIPWELGIVILATAASYFGQFEEGHKVVTVGEVPTGISPIVPGGADVVSLFFDAIPLAIVAFTVEISLCQIFATKHAYEVHSNQELLALGICNIFGAFFSCFPSAASLSRSVIYEEIGGKTQLGAYISSAVVLAVLLWIGPLFQPLPQAALAVIIIVNIKSIAFMWKNVKPLWRISRLDAITWMVAWFSVVLLGVGVGLIVGFAFSIFTVILRTRNATGVQLQKLRHENVYRDCKKYITSTQHDEIFIYQFTSPLYFVNKDRFAKQLYAQLGFDPIKEFARKKSNIVRSKFQKKRKTNNKDDVSLQITSNNRNKRIMSSVNGDGNHRYRKNSNASDVSASEVDELMSSVHSVISQKAFDPAQKYSHVIFDMKQSSFIDSDGAKLIRELYDSFCGLHITLMLTSCCESVKQTLRSVWEDRDSALYISLDVAVHVAMSQQQSGHVLTTFSEHQDIGTSSV, from the exons ATGTCAAATGGTATATTTACACGGAGAGTTGATAATGACAATGACGTCACACAACAGCCAATAAGTTTGGAATGTGACTTGGATGCAAAATACAGAAAACGGGAGTGTAAACTCGAGGTTGACAAGCAACTACGAAAAAGAATGCTGGAAGCTTGTACTTGCAATG gaCGTCGATTGAAAACATTCCTTCGTTCGATCTTCCCAATTTTAATTTGGTTGCCAAAATATGACGTAAAAAATAACTTGCTTGGTGACATTGCGGCAGGGTTGACTGTTGGAGTAGTTCATATACCGCAAG GTCTGGCATACGGACTACTTGCAACGCTACCACCAATAGTCGGGATATACGTCTCATTTTTTCCAGTTATACTATATCCAATATTTGGTACATCAAGGCATATATCAATGGGAACTTTTGCTGTGATCAGTATACTTATTAGTGGAGTCTTAGACCAG agAGTTCCCGCATCTTTTTGTGGTGATCATCAaggtattttaaatatatcgtCAAGTAACTCAACAGATTCATTCCTTAATGAAAGTACCACCGTCATATGTCATAAATTGTACCAGGCAAGAAAAGTTGAAGTTGCATCTGCGTTAGCTGTAAGCGTTGGATTACTGCAG ACCTACATTGATATCTTCCGCAACATCACTACCGCGAATTGGGCAACGATCGTAATATCTTCAGTGGCCATAGTATTTCTTGTGGCGGGAAAG GAGTTCAACTCAAAATACAAGAAGAAGTTACCTTTACCTATTCCATGGGAGTTGGGGATTGTTATTCTAGCAACAGCGGCTTCTTACTTTGGACAGTTCGAAGAAGGGCACAAGGTTGTCACTGTGGGGGAAGTACCAACTGG CATCTCACCCATAGTACCAGGAGGCGCTGACGTTGTCTCATTGTTTTTTGATGCCATACCACTTGCAATTGTTGCTTTTACGGTTGAAATATCACTGTGCCAAATCTTCGCCACAAAACATGCATATGAAGTTCATTCCAATCAG GAACTACTCGCTCTTGGAATATGTAATATATTCGGTGCTTTCTTTTCGTGCTTTCCAAGTGCAGCATCACTTTCTCGTTCAGTTATTTATGAAGAAATTGGTGGCAAGACACAG ttagGAGCTTACATATCTTCGGCTGTAGTGTTGGCGGTATTGTTGTGGATAGGACCATTATTTCAACCTTTACCTCAAGCAGCTCTCGCAGTCATAATCATTGTAAATATAAAAAGCATCGCTTTCATGTGGAAAAAT GTTAAACCACTGTGGAGAATAAGTCGCTTGGATGCCATCACGTGGATGGTAGCTTGGTTTTCTGTAGTTTTGCTGGGAGTCGGTGTTGGATTGATTGTAGGTTTTGCATTTTCCATATTCACTGTGATACTTCGGACCAGAAA CGCGACCGGGGTACAATTACAAAAGCTGCGCCATGAGAATGTATATCGTGACTGCAAGAAATACATTACAAGTACTCAACATGATGAGATATTTATTTATCAGTTTACCAGTCCGCTTTATTTTGTCAACAAGGACAG gTTTGCAAAACAATTATATGCACAACTTGGGTTTGATCCAATCAAGGAATTTGCACGAAAAAAATCCAACATTGTAAGATCCAAGTTTCAAAAGaaacgaaaaacaaacaataaagacGATGTTTCATTGCAAATAACTTcaaataatagaaataaaagaatTATGTCCAGTGTTAACGGAGATGGCAACCATCGCTACAGGAAAAATTCCAACGCCTCTGATGTTTCTGCTTCTGAAGTTGATGAACTAATGTCTAGTGTTCATTCTGTTATATCGCAAAAAGCATTTGACCCAGCGCAGAAATACAGTCATGTCATTTTTGATATGAAGCAAAGTTCCTTCATAGACAGCGATGGCGCTAAACTCATCAGAGAATTGTATGATTCATTTTGTGGTTTACATATAACACTGATGCTGACTTCGTGCTGTG AGTCTGTGAAACAAACGCTACGGAGTGTATGGGAAGATAGAGATTCTGCATTGTATATTTCTTTGGACGTCGCTGTACATGTTGCGATGAGTCAACAGCAGTCTGGTCATGTATTGACAACATTTTCGGAACACCAAGACATCGGTACATCGAGTGTGTAA
- the LOC120331793 gene encoding prestin-like isoform X2 — MSNGIFTRRVDNDNDVTQQPISLECDLDAKYRKRECKLEVDKQLRKRMLEACTCNGRRLKTFLRSIFPILIWLPKYDVKNNLLGDIAAGLTVGVVHIPQGLAYGLLATLPPIVGIYVSFFPVILYPIFGTSRHISMGTFAVISILISGVLDQRVPASFCGDHQGILNISSSNSTDSFLNESTTVICHKLYQARKVEVASALAVSVGLLQVIMYLFNLGLVTVFLSDSLVSGFVSGASIHVITSQIPKLVGVTVRRFSGPLALVHTYIDIFRNITTANWATIVISSVAIVFLVAGKEFNSKYKKKLPLPIPWELGIVILATAASYFGQFEEGHKVVTVGEVPTGISPIVPGGADVVSLFFDAIPLAIVAFTVEISLCQIFATKHAYEVHSNQELLALGICNIFGAFFSCFPSAASLSRSVIYEEIGGKTQVKPLWRISRLDAITWMVAWFSVVLLGVGVGLIVGFAFSIFTVILRTRNATGVQLQKLRHENVYRDCKKYITSTQHDEIFIYQFTSPLYFVNKDRFAKQLYAQLGFDPIKEFARKKSNIVRSKFQKKRKTNNKDDVSLQITSNNRNKRIMSSVNGDGNHRYRKNSNASDVSASEVDELMSSVHSVISQKAFDPAQKYSHVIFDMKQSSFIDSDGAKLIRELYDSFCGLHITLMLTSCCESVKQTLRSVWEDRDSALYISLDVAVHVAMSQQQSGHVLTTFSEHQDIGTSSV; from the exons ATGTCAAATGGTATATTTACACGGAGAGTTGATAATGACAATGACGTCACACAACAGCCAATAAGTTTGGAATGTGACTTGGATGCAAAATACAGAAAACGGGAGTGTAAACTCGAGGTTGACAAGCAACTACGAAAAAGAATGCTGGAAGCTTGTACTTGCAATG gaCGTCGATTGAAAACATTCCTTCGTTCGATCTTCCCAATTTTAATTTGGTTGCCAAAATATGACGTAAAAAATAACTTGCTTGGTGACATTGCGGCAGGGTTGACTGTTGGAGTAGTTCATATACCGCAAG GTCTGGCATACGGACTACTTGCAACGCTACCACCAATAGTCGGGATATACGTCTCATTTTTTCCAGTTATACTATATCCAATATTTGGTACATCAAGGCATATATCAATGGGAACTTTTGCTGTGATCAGTATACTTATTAGTGGAGTCTTAGACCAG agAGTTCCCGCATCTTTTTGTGGTGATCATCAaggtattttaaatatatcgtCAAGTAACTCAACAGATTCATTCCTTAATGAAAGTACCACCGTCATATGTCATAAATTGTACCAGGCAAGAAAAGTTGAAGTTGCATCTGCGTTAGCTGTAAGCGTTGGATTACTGCAG GTTATAATGTATCTCTTCAACCTTGGTCTTGTGACGGTATTTCTGTCCGACAGTCTTGTGTCGGGATTCGTGAGTGGAGCATCTATTCACGTAATAACATCACAAATTCCTAAGCTAGTTGGCGTCACCGTTCGACGATTTTCTGGACCCTTGGCATTGGTTCAT ACCTACATTGATATCTTCCGCAACATCACTACCGCGAATTGGGCAACGATCGTAATATCTTCAGTGGCCATAGTATTTCTTGTGGCGGGAAAG GAGTTCAACTCAAAATACAAGAAGAAGTTACCTTTACCTATTCCATGGGAGTTGGGGATTGTTATTCTAGCAACAGCGGCTTCTTACTTTGGACAGTTCGAAGAAGGGCACAAGGTTGTCACTGTGGGGGAAGTACCAACTGG CATCTCACCCATAGTACCAGGAGGCGCTGACGTTGTCTCATTGTTTTTTGATGCCATACCACTTGCAATTGTTGCTTTTACGGTTGAAATATCACTGTGCCAAATCTTCGCCACAAAACATGCATATGAAGTTCATTCCAATCAG GAACTACTCGCTCTTGGAATATGTAATATATTCGGTGCTTTCTTTTCGTGCTTTCCAAGTGCAGCATCACTTTCTCGTTCAGTTATTTATGAAGAAATTGGTGGCAAGACACAG GTTAAACCACTGTGGAGAATAAGTCGCTTGGATGCCATCACGTGGATGGTAGCTTGGTTTTCTGTAGTTTTGCTGGGAGTCGGTGTTGGATTGATTGTAGGTTTTGCATTTTCCATATTCACTGTGATACTTCGGACCAGAAA CGCGACCGGGGTACAATTACAAAAGCTGCGCCATGAGAATGTATATCGTGACTGCAAGAAATACATTACAAGTACTCAACATGATGAGATATTTATTTATCAGTTTACCAGTCCGCTTTATTTTGTCAACAAGGACAG gTTTGCAAAACAATTATATGCACAACTTGGGTTTGATCCAATCAAGGAATTTGCACGAAAAAAATCCAACATTGTAAGATCCAAGTTTCAAAAGaaacgaaaaacaaacaataaagacGATGTTTCATTGCAAATAACTTcaaataatagaaataaaagaatTATGTCCAGTGTTAACGGAGATGGCAACCATCGCTACAGGAAAAATTCCAACGCCTCTGATGTTTCTGCTTCTGAAGTTGATGAACTAATGTCTAGTGTTCATTCTGTTATATCGCAAAAAGCATTTGACCCAGCGCAGAAATACAGTCATGTCATTTTTGATATGAAGCAAAGTTCCTTCATAGACAGCGATGGCGCTAAACTCATCAGAGAATTGTATGATTCATTTTGTGGTTTACATATAACACTGATGCTGACTTCGTGCTGTG AGTCTGTGAAACAAACGCTACGGAGTGTATGGGAAGATAGAGATTCTGCATTGTATATTTCTTTGGACGTCGCTGTACATGTTGCGATGAGTCAACAGCAGTCTGGTCATGTATTGACAACATTTTCGGAACACCAAGACATCGGTACATCGAGTGTGTAA